AATCAATACTTTTATTAATATATTTTAAATCAATATAAAAATATCCATTACCACTTATAGCTAACAACACCATGATACTAGCAATCATTGCAGATATACTAATATTAAGATTAGGATATTCAGAAAAAACTCTTAGCACTCCAGAAAGAATAATTACTAGAGACAAAGAAATAATAGTTTTCCAAAATATACTAACTCTAAAAATCTCTTTTAATTTAGATTGTGGAACATGCTGTAAAAGGTAAAATATAATTACACCATATAATATAGAATCAAACCTAAACAAATACACATAATCTGCCCCACCAAATCTAAAAAAGGTCATCAAAAAAAATAAAAAACAAACTTAAATATATAGAAACCCTTTTACCTAAAAAAACATATATAATTGAGAATAAAATAAACACTTGCAACTCAAGCGAGACAGCCCAGTACACCCCAAACCAACCAACATCCGTTGTTTCTGTAAAATTACGAAGAAACATAATAGTAGACAGGAATTTCTTTGTTTCAATTATTGAGTCTTGCCATGGATATTGATTTTTACTTAACAACCCAAAAATAAAGATAATGCTAGCCCAAAAATAAACATTTGGAGCTAATCTCTTAAATTTTTTTACTAGAAACATCAAAAGAGTTTCAACCTTCCCAATTTCTTTTTCAGCTGATGCTTTTAAAAAACGCTCTAAAGAATAAATGAGAAAATATCCAGCAAGTACAAAAAAAATCTCTACCCCTGTAGAGGTAAAGAATAAACGCTGAAGCTTTATAACATAATCTTGCCAACTTGGAGGAACAATAGCCAGCCCATGAACTACTAAGACCATTATAATTGCAATGGCCCTTAAGCCTTGAATTTCTTTAATCATAATACCAATATATCAACTGCTTTTTTATTTAAGTAAGGCTCACACTACTCTGCATATAGCGGAATCACATCCTCTGCCTTCCCCACTGCCTTTACGATACCTTTATCAATCCAAATAACATTCTGACAAAGCTCTTTTACCTGTTCAATAGAATGCGAAACAAATAAAAGTGTTGTTCCATCTGAAAGCATTTTCTCCATACGAAGCTTACATTTTTCTTGGAATGCTGCATCGCCCACAGCCAATACTTCATCCACAATTAAGATTTCTGGTTTCACAATCGTTGCAACAGCAAATCCAAGTCTCGCAGCCATACCTGATGAAAAGTTTTTAAGTGGTACATCTACAAAATCTTGCAGTTCCGCAAACTCAATAATCTCATCAAAATGTTGCGCCATAAAAGCCTTTTTATGACCAAGTAATGCTCCATTAAGATAAATATTTTCTCTTGCAGTCAGCTCACCATCAAAACCAGCCCCTAACTCAATCAATGGCGCAATATTACCGCGCACCTCTACAGTACCTTTATAGGGTTTTAAAATACCACAAATTAACTTTAAAAGAGTCGACTTACCAGAACCATTGGTACCAATTAATCCCCAAGACTCACCTTTCTTCACTTCAAGATTAACATCTTTTAATGCTAAAAACTCTTGGAACATAAGTTCCCCCTTTAGCATTTTAATCACATACTCTTTTAAGCCATTATATTGTTCGGTTGCTTTATTAAAACGCACCGTAGCATTAGTGACTTTAATTACTGTTTCTTTATTCATTAGATATATAAAATAAACTCGTCTTGTTTTTTATTAAAATACCAAGCCCCAAGGACAAGAACCAAAATAGCCGTACCAAAACCGATTAGAATCGAATCAGTTTGTGGGAATCTTGCATGTAAAACAATATCTCTAAATTGCTCGATATAGCCATACATTGGATTTGCATTTTTGTATAACTCTTGGTATTCCTCGGGAATAATAGATACAGGGTAAAATAGTGGAGTAAGGTACATCCACATTGAAATAAATACCCCCCACAAATATTGAACATCT
The sequence above is a segment of the Haemophilus parainfluenzae genome. Coding sequences within it:
- a CDS encoding acyltransferase family protein, whose product is MIKEIQGLRAIAIIMVLVVHGLAIVPPSWQDYVIKLQRLFFTSTGVEIFFVLAGYFLIYSLERFLKASAEKEIGKVETLLMFLVKKFKRLAPNVYFWASIIFIFGLLSKNQYPWQDSIIETKKFLSTIMFLRNFTETTDVGWFGVYWAVSLELQVFILFSIIYVFLGKRVSIYLSLFFIFFDDLF
- a CDS encoding ABC transporter ATP-binding protein, yielding MNKETVIKVTNATVRFNKATEQYNGLKEYVIKMLKGELMFQEFLALKDVNLEVKKGESWGLIGTNGSGKSTLLKLICGILKPYKGTVEVRGNIAPLIELGAGFDGELTARENIYLNGALLGHKKAFMAQHFDEIIEFAELQDFVDVPLKNFSSGMAARLGFAVATIVKPEILIVDEVLAVGDAAFQEKCKLRMEKMLSDGTTLLFVSHSIEQVKELCQNVIWIDKGIVKAVGKAEDVIPLYAE